Proteins encoded in a region of the Cytobacillus pseudoceanisediminis genome:
- a CDS encoding DUF3231 family protein: MPEKSKISSSELGALWMTYQKKTMILRILEYFIEKSKNPKAKNLMSGLREKLHPKVVEIKKLLQNEGAAVPNGFTDQDVNLNAPILFENGFDIMFCRILKEISMGMYVLHLTMAYRKDIIKLYRDMTDLTQEYYGKFTQFLLDEGLLPSPTFINFPKSADFVTSNNYLKGTNILGQKRPINTVEFGLLYHGIETNITGMQLMAGFAQCAEGEEVRKYFLKGKELSKEIIKEFGEKLLQNDIQPPATSGGTVINSTEAPFSDKLMIFCTYLLCGFSIGGQGFGIGFSLRNDLNMNFGKFGIEVFEYIREGVKIMISNGWLEEAPRMDV; encoded by the coding sequence ATGCCTGAAAAATCTAAAATCAGTTCATCCGAACTGGGTGCATTATGGATGACGTATCAAAAAAAAACGATGATTCTTCGTATATTAGAATATTTTATTGAGAAATCGAAAAACCCAAAAGCGAAAAATTTGATGTCAGGATTGAGGGAAAAACTTCATCCTAAAGTTGTTGAAATAAAAAAACTGCTGCAAAATGAGGGGGCGGCTGTCCCTAACGGCTTTACGGATCAGGACGTTAATTTAAATGCTCCTATATTGTTTGAGAACGGATTTGATATAATGTTTTGCCGGATCTTAAAGGAAATTAGCATGGGCATGTATGTCCTCCATTTAACCATGGCTTATCGAAAGGATATTATTAAGCTTTATAGGGACATGACCGATTTAACTCAGGAATATTATGGTAAATTTACCCAATTTCTTTTGGATGAAGGGCTGCTTCCAAGTCCCACCTTTATAAACTTCCCTAAATCAGCTGATTTTGTAACCAGTAATAACTATTTAAAAGGAACTAATATTCTTGGTCAGAAGCGCCCCATTAATACGGTGGAATTTGGGCTGCTGTATCACGGGATTGAAACAAACATCACCGGCATGCAGCTGATGGCTGGATTTGCTCAATGTGCAGAAGGAGAAGAAGTTAGAAAATATTTTTTAAAAGGGAAAGAGCTTTCGAAAGAAATTATTAAAGAGTTTGGGGAAAAGCTCCTTCAAAACGATATCCAGCCGCCTGCCACTTCAGGGGGAACAGTGATAAATTCAACAGAGGCTCCATTTTCGGATAAGCTAATGATATTTTGCACCTATCTTTTATGCGGGTTTAGTATTGGCGGACAGGGATTTGGCATCGGCTTCAGCCTTCGCAATGATCTAAATATGAATTTTGGTAAATTTGGAATTGAGGTTTTTGAGTATATACGTGAAGGTGTAAAGATCATGATTTCCAATGGGTGGCTTGAGGAAGCACCGCGGATGGATGTATAA
- a CDS encoding FtsX-like permease family protein, with protein sequence MNDSHPIIDHETITGIQTEKIQNRNAFFSHPEYYTEEFYLFPESQLNAIVDLRKAGEKADLEGEEAIVLTRGIDEPEKYKSSQPEMTVLEDNTFRVVEKIRYPLLSIPTSPGGNTQPQPSVLIISNEAFENLREHHTLSSFEIYQIEDPKTSNDVSREIYDLVMKTEGAYYSAYIDMYSIDTESSSLILFSVAFFAVIALFALGSVIYFKQLREATEEREHYAILRKIGVDDKEMKKIIRKQLLFVFLPPLLLGLLHSWFLLYYTVILVIKDLPSLTAIIFSVMGLYVLTYLIFYISSVSIYYKIVSEKNTR encoded by the coding sequence ATGAATGACTCACATCCAATCATTGATCATGAAACCATTACAGGGATTCAAACAGAAAAAATCCAGAATAGAAACGCATTTTTTAGCCATCCCGAATATTACACCGAAGAGTTTTACCTTTTTCCGGAGTCCCAATTAAATGCAATTGTTGATTTACGCAAAGCTGGTGAAAAAGCAGATTTAGAAGGTGAAGAGGCAATTGTATTAACAAGAGGAATTGATGAACCGGAAAAATATAAAAGTTCTCAGCCTGAAATGACCGTATTGGAAGACAATACATTTCGTGTAGTCGAAAAAATACGATACCCGCTGTTAAGCATCCCAACGAGCCCAGGCGGAAATACCCAGCCCCAGCCTTCTGTACTCATTATTTCAAACGAAGCTTTTGAGAACTTAAGAGAACATCACACCCTTTCTTCATTTGAAATTTATCAAATCGAAGATCCTAAAACATCCAATGATGTTTCACGGGAAATATACGACCTCGTTATGAAAACAGAAGGAGCCTATTATTCGGCCTATATTGATATGTATTCCATTGATACGGAGTCTTCTTCTTTAATCTTGTTCTCCGTTGCCTTTTTTGCCGTTATTGCATTGTTTGCATTAGGGAGTGTCATTTACTTTAAACAGCTGCGAGAAGCTACAGAAGAGCGGGAGCACTACGCCATTTTACGAAAAATCGGTGTAGACGACAAAGAAATGAAAAAGATTATCCGAAAACAATTGCTGTTCGTATTTTTGCCGCCGCTCCTGCTGGGGTTGCTGCACAGCTGGTTCCTTTTATATTACACAGTCATCCTGGTGATAAAAGATTTGCCTTCTTTAACGGCGATTATTTTTTCAGTCATGGGACTATATGTGTTAACGTATCTAATCTTTTACATTTCATCCGTATCTATTTACTACAAAATTGTCAGCGAAAAAAACACACGATGA
- a CDS encoding response regulator transcription factor, producing the protein MYRIMMIEDDLKIRRIVADTLKKWQYDVVEVTQFDQVLTEFEQTSPHLILLDINLPVFDGYYWCQQIRSVSKVPIIFLSSRNQNMDIIMAINMGGDDFIQKPFDLDILLAKISALIRRKYTYQEDENIRFIHRGLKLNVTNSTIEFNGQSNELSRNEFILLQLMMRNIGKIVSRDDLMQALWNEEQFVDDNTLTVNVNRMRRKIAAIGLEDFIVTRKGLGYLIE; encoded by the coding sequence ATGTATAGAATCATGATGATAGAAGACGATCTTAAAATAAGACGGATTGTCGCTGATACGCTAAAAAAATGGCAATATGATGTGGTGGAGGTAACCCAATTTGACCAGGTGCTGACGGAATTTGAGCAGACAAGTCCACACCTCATTTTATTAGATATCAATCTTCCCGTTTTTGATGGATACTACTGGTGCCAGCAAATACGCTCTGTTTCAAAAGTGCCGATCATTTTCCTTTCCTCCAGAAATCAAAATATGGATATAATAATGGCCATTAATATGGGCGGGGATGATTTTATCCAGAAGCCCTTTGATTTGGATATCCTTCTCGCGAAGATCAGTGCGCTCATCCGCAGGAAGTATACTTATCAGGAAGATGAGAATATCCGTTTTATCCATCGCGGCCTGAAATTAAATGTGACCAATTCAACGATTGAATTTAATGGACAAAGCAATGAGCTAAGCCGGAATGAATTCATCCTTTTGCAATTGATGATGCGGAATATCGGGAAAATTGTCTCGAGGGATGACTTAATGCAGGCACTATGGAATGAGGAACAGTTTGTCGATGATAATACACTTACCGTGAATGTGAATCGGATGCGCAGGAAAATTGCAGCAATTGGACTAGAGGACTTCATTGTCACTCGGAAAGGGTTAGGGTATTTAATTGAATGA
- a CDS encoding methylated-DNA--[protein]-cysteine S-methyltransferase, which yields MNIEWANMQEGEWSLYLARTEKGLCYIGSDPEFKDFERSLKKYIPAAVLVENKAALQPYMMELQEFLLGKRQIFSMDLDVKGTPFQEEVWEALTQIPYGKTVSYSDIAEKINRPQAVRAAGKAIGANPLLIAVPCHRVIGKNGAITGYRGGIEMKHHLLELEKQG from the coding sequence ATGAACATTGAATGGGCGAACATGCAGGAAGGTGAGTGGAGCCTGTATCTCGCTAGAACAGAAAAAGGTCTCTGCTATATAGGCTCTGACCCGGAGTTTAAGGATTTTGAAAGGTCACTGAAAAAATATATTCCAGCTGCAGTGCTTGTAGAAAATAAAGCAGCACTGCAGCCATACATGATGGAATTACAGGAATTTCTTCTCGGGAAAAGACAAATTTTTTCAATGGACCTGGATGTGAAAGGCACTCCGTTTCAAGAGGAAGTCTGGGAGGCATTAACTCAGATTCCTTACGGTAAAACTGTCTCCTATTCGGACATCGCAGAGAAAATAAACAGGCCGCAGGCAGTCCGGGCAGCAGGGAAAGCAATCGGTGCCAATCCGCTGTTAATCGCGGTCCCATGCCATCGTGTCATTGGTAAAAATGGTGCGATAACCGGCTATCGCGGGGGCATAGAAATGAAGCATCATTTGCTTGAATTGGAGAAACAAGGCTGA
- a CDS encoding sensor histidine kinase has product MNFLSFLSYEKPYIVLYLISFLISAAIFFTDINGSLAWGTFLYAFALSSIVLIGFLLYRYQQNLRVIRQLERADYDSLSLEGEFAKTHIDELKREHIREMNRIQDRQKEHYDFIVSWFHEIKTPIAVLRLLQQTDMDAGSLREEITKIENYVDQALYYAKLDSFNQDYDIQKCDIIKILKDIVKSHSKTFISKNIRIHIQADMLEVQSDPKWLQFIVNQLLTNSLKYTEPGGEITISISETPQEKQLLIRDNGIGISQKDLPRVFNRGFTGETGRLYSKSTGMGLYLAQQLSNKLGHYISCTSNVREYTQFIVHFPLDSDPFLIMQKTHDE; this is encoded by the coding sequence ATGAACTTCCTTAGTTTTCTATCCTATGAAAAACCTTATATAGTCCTCTATCTGATCAGTTTCCTGATTTCAGCAGCGATCTTTTTTACTGATATCAATGGCAGCCTGGCATGGGGGACATTCCTTTATGCCTTCGCCTTATCTTCGATTGTATTGATCGGGTTTTTATTATATCGGTACCAGCAAAACCTGCGCGTGATTAGGCAATTGGAAAGGGCGGATTATGACAGCCTGTCTCTGGAAGGAGAGTTCGCTAAAACCCACATCGATGAGCTGAAGCGTGAACATATACGTGAAATGAATCGGATTCAGGACAGGCAGAAGGAACATTACGATTTTATCGTCTCCTGGTTCCATGAAATAAAAACACCGATTGCTGTTCTTCGCCTGCTGCAGCAAACCGATATGGACGCAGGCAGTTTAAGAGAAGAAATCACAAAAATTGAGAATTATGTTGATCAAGCACTCTATTACGCTAAACTAGACAGCTTTAATCAGGATTACGATATCCAGAAATGTGATATTATCAAGATTCTTAAGGATATTGTAAAGTCTCACTCCAAAACCTTTATTTCAAAAAATATCCGCATCCACATTCAGGCAGATATGCTGGAGGTTCAAAGTGATCCTAAATGGCTCCAGTTCATCGTCAATCAGCTTCTGACAAACAGTTTGAAATATACAGAACCTGGCGGAGAGATCACCATTTCCATATCGGAAACCCCACAAGAAAAACAGCTCTTGATTCGGGATAATGGGATTGGCATCAGCCAGAAAGATCTTCCGAGGGTATTTAATCGCGGTTTTACCGGAGAAACGGGGCGATTGTATTCGAAGTCGACCGGAATGGGATTATATTTAGCCCAGCAGTTAAGCAACAAGTTAGGGCATTACATTAGCTGTACGTCGAATGTGAGAGAGTACACCCAATTTATCGTTCACTTCCCGCTCGATAGCGATCCGTTTTTGATAATGCAAAAAACACACGATGAGTAA
- a CDS encoding aspartyl-phosphate phosphatase Spo0E family protein: MCHFCSELRKKIQLFRKTLIETGIKKGLEHPETIKNSQILDQLIFRFQSKCK, encoded by the coding sequence ATGTGTCATTTTTGCAGTGAACTTAGAAAAAAGATTCAACTTTTTAGAAAAACACTTATTGAAACTGGAATAAAAAAAGGATTAGAGCATCCTGAGACTATAAAAAACAGTCAGATATTGGATCAACTTATCTTTAGGTTCCAGTCCAAATGTAAATAG
- the vanR gene encoding vancomycin resistance response regulator transcription factor, VanR-F/VanR-M family, protein MRDISILIADDEEEIADLIAIHLEKEGYHVIKASDGQEAVRIVETQSIDLLVLDIMMPKMDGYEVTRRIREQHNMPIIFLSAKTSDFDKVQGLVIGADDYMTKPFTPIELVARVNAQLRRFMKLNQPKADIKTSLEYGGLVITPDQRTVTLYGKTIDLTPKEFDILYLLASHPKKVFNVENIFQQVWGEAYFEGGNTVMVHIRTLRKKLEEDKRKDKWIKTVWGVGYTFNG, encoded by the coding sequence ATGAGAGATATTTCGATATTGATTGCGGACGATGAGGAGGAGATTGCTGATCTGATTGCCATTCATTTAGAAAAAGAAGGGTACCATGTTATTAAAGCATCGGATGGACAAGAGGCCGTACGTATTGTTGAGACTCAGTCGATTGATTTGCTGGTTTTGGATATTATGATGCCGAAGATGGATGGATATGAAGTAACCCGCCGCATTCGGGAACAGCATAATATGCCGATCATATTTTTGAGTGCGAAAACATCTGATTTTGATAAAGTGCAGGGCCTGGTGATTGGAGCAGATGATTATATGACGAAACCATTCACCCCCATAGAATTGGTTGCTCGTGTAAATGCCCAGCTCCGGCGTTTTATGAAGCTGAATCAGCCCAAAGCAGATATTAAAACCAGCCTGGAATATGGCGGATTAGTGATTACTCCTGATCAGCGTACAGTCACTCTTTATGGAAAAACCATCGACCTGACACCGAAAGAATTTGATATTCTGTATTTACTGGCGAGCCATCCAAAGAAGGTGTTTAATGTGGAAAATATCTTTCAGCAGGTGTGGGGCGAAGCCTATTTTGAAGGCGGAAATACCGTTATGGTCCATATACGGACGCTTCGAAAAAAGCTTGAGGAAGACAAACGAAAAGACAAATGGATCAAGACTGTATGGGGAGTAGGGTATACCTTCAATGGGTAA
- a CDS encoding multidrug effflux MFS transporter, which yields MNDSLGNIRNAPGAPSKSRRLWMAIVLGTLAAFAPLSIDMYLPALPDIANDLHTKPSLVQLSLTFFLLGLSLGQLLAGPLSDVRGRRKPLLIGLLIYFAVSLLCAFSQSIWGLIGLRFIQGLAGAAGIVISRAIVRDLYSGTELTKFFSLLALVNGVAPILAPILGGQLLRIAPWQGVFIVLSVIGLVMFLVVLFGLPETLSEDSRSQGGIKNTLTTFQQLLSDRSFIGYALSQGLVFAAMFAYISGSPFVLQNMYGASPQMFSLIFAINGLGIIISSQITGRLAGRISERKLFTAGICISFIGAIALLIMLLLDAGLYAILPPLFFVVASIGVVSTSGFSLAMQNQGKSAGSASALLGVLSLIFGGGVAPLVGLGDRPAISMGIVIACASTGAVLSYMFLAARPSGKSIDNEKAAM from the coding sequence ATGAATGATTCTTTAGGAAATATAAGAAATGCCCCGGGTGCACCTTCAAAGTCAAGGCGATTATGGATGGCGATCGTACTTGGTACTTTAGCTGCGTTTGCCCCGTTATCCATCGACATGTATTTGCCGGCTCTGCCTGATATAGCTAATGATTTGCATACCAAGCCGTCCCTGGTCCAGCTTAGTTTAACCTTTTTCCTGCTCGGTCTATCCCTAGGCCAGCTGCTTGCAGGGCCGCTCAGTGATGTGCGCGGACGCCGGAAGCCGCTTCTTATAGGGCTATTGATTTATTTTGCTGTTTCTCTCTTGTGCGCCTTTAGCCAGTCCATCTGGGGCTTGATTGGGCTGAGGTTTATTCAGGGTCTGGCCGGGGCAGCAGGAATTGTCATCTCCCGTGCGATTGTCCGGGATCTTTACTCAGGCACTGAGCTGACTAAATTTTTCTCTCTGCTGGCTTTAGTGAATGGTGTGGCCCCCATCCTTGCTCCTATACTTGGCGGCCAGTTATTGCGGATTGCTCCCTGGCAGGGAGTGTTTATCGTTTTGAGTGTAATCGGCTTGGTGATGTTTCTTGTCGTACTATTCGGTCTGCCAGAGACGCTGTCTGAAGATTCCCGTTCACAGGGCGGTATAAAAAACACATTAACCACCTTTCAGCAGCTCTTATCTGATCGAAGTTTCATAGGGTATGCATTGTCTCAAGGACTGGTGTTTGCTGCCATGTTTGCGTATATATCCGGCTCACCTTTCGTCCTTCAGAACATGTATGGGGCCTCCCCGCAGATGTTCAGCCTGATATTTGCCATCAACGGTCTAGGAATCATCATTTCCAGTCAAATCACGGGAAGGCTGGCGGGGCGGATCAGCGAAAGGAAGCTTTTTACGGCTGGCATATGCATCTCTTTCATTGGAGCTATTGCTCTATTAATCATGCTTCTTTTAGATGCAGGCTTGTACGCTATTTTGCCGCCGTTATTCTTTGTGGTTGCAAGTATTGGGGTGGTGAGTACTTCAGGCTTCTCGCTTGCCATGCAAAATCAGGGCAAGTCGGCAGGGAGTGCCTCCGCATTACTGGGAGTACTATCCTTAATCTTTGGAGGAGGTGTGGCTCCCCTTGTTGGCTTAGGAGACAGACCGGCGATATCGATGGGGATTGTCATAGCATGTGCAAGTACCGGGGCTGTACTGTCCTATATGTTCCTGGCAGCCCGGCCTAGTGGGAAATCCATTGATAATGAGAAAGCTGCCATGTAA
- a CDS encoding nitroreductase family protein, which translates to MDIQKIITTRRNIKKFKSDKVEHSLITSWLEAASMAPNHKMTEPWEILFVGPETRAKLNHKTDFCQAPVVLAILSRHGATDLERTENMAAVSCFIQNFMLMAWDSGVGTFWSSLGVSAAARTALNVPDDCDVVGILGVGFPEEVPEAKERTPIERKIRHLS; encoded by the coding sequence GTGGATATACAGAAAATAATCACGACTCGCCGCAACATAAAAAAGTTCAAATCTGATAAAGTGGAGCATAGTTTAATCACCTCCTGGCTAGAGGCTGCGAGCATGGCACCCAACCATAAAATGACGGAGCCATGGGAGATATTATTTGTTGGTCCGGAAACAAGGGCAAAGCTGAATCACAAAACCGATTTTTGCCAGGCGCCAGTCGTGCTGGCCATCCTGTCCAGGCATGGAGCAACCGACCTGGAACGAACTGAGAATATGGCTGCAGTATCATGCTTTATTCAGAACTTCATGCTGATGGCGTGGGACTCAGGAGTAGGGACATTCTGGTCTTCCCTGGGGGTTTCAGCTGCAGCAAGAACTGCTTTAAATGTCCCGGATGATTGCGATGTAGTTGGTATTTTAGGAGTAGGCTTTCCTGAGGAGGTACCTGAAGCGAAGGAGCGTACACCGATTGAAAGGAAAATAAGGCATTTATCATAA
- a CDS encoding AraC family transcriptional regulator — protein MQSITCEKRSYSREFHSHQHEFGQFLFPLQGSLDIKTKWQDIKLDPDYCFYLPPGSDHNYRSMDRNEFLILDIPTAYLPEESSSMYIQLDQQWSSIRYLLLEEAGNQGNASSLADLTRFVAGKLQIAKPPSIDYIHKHYKESIRLEGLAKIEHYHPAYYSAWFKKKTGKSPKGYISDLRLKEAKHLLMSTSWSMSVISGELGFENSSSFTRWFTRCEGIAPQKYRILKNG, from the coding sequence ATGCAAAGCATCACCTGCGAAAAAAGATCCTATTCCAGAGAGTTTCATTCGCACCAGCATGAGTTTGGCCAGTTTCTTTTCCCCTTGCAGGGCTCCCTGGATATCAAGACGAAGTGGCAGGATATCAAGCTTGACCCCGACTATTGTTTTTATCTTCCGCCAGGGTCTGATCATAACTATCGGTCGATGGACCGGAATGAGTTTTTGATCCTGGATATCCCGACGGCCTATTTGCCGGAGGAGTCCAGCAGTATGTACATTCAGCTAGATCAGCAATGGTCTTCGATCCGTTATTTGCTGCTGGAAGAGGCGGGGAATCAGGGGAATGCATCCTCCCTGGCTGATTTGACCAGGTTTGTGGCCGGCAAACTGCAAATCGCCAAGCCTCCGTCGATTGATTATATTCATAAGCATTATAAGGAGTCGATCCGATTGGAGGGTCTAGCGAAAATCGAACATTATCATCCTGCCTATTATTCCGCATGGTTTAAGAAGAAAACCGGGAAAAGCCCAAAAGGCTATATATCTGATCTGCGCTTGAAAGAGGCGAAGCATTTATTAATGTCAACCTCCTGGTCTATGTCGGTGATCAGCGGGGAATTAGGCTTCGAAAATTCTTCCTCCTTTACACGGTGGTTTACCCGCTGTGAAGGAATAGCACCACAAAAATACAGAATCCTTAAGAATGGATAA
- a CDS encoding DUF4181 domain-containing protein encodes MAESGEEEIFSYNHINDKHKKVDWTIRIGFLVTLLTGYVINMKRYPMEFIWYLEPAVLLIVFIVLSETARAFMEWKFAENRKAYLVTIFHLAFVLFLLFIVIKTDFFWML; translated from the coding sequence ATGGCTGAAAGTGGAGAAGAAGAAATTTTTTCTTATAACCATATCAATGATAAACATAAAAAGGTGGATTGGACCATTCGGATTGGCTTTTTAGTTACCCTCTTGACCGGATATGTTATTAACATGAAGCGGTACCCGATGGAATTTATATGGTATTTGGAGCCAGCGGTTCTGCTGATTGTTTTTATTGTTCTTTCCGAAACGGCCCGAGCTTTTATGGAGTGGAAATTTGCAGAAAATCGCAAGGCTTATCTTGTAACGATTTTCCACCTGGCCTTTGTTTTATTTTTGTTATTCATTGTTATTAAGACTGACTTTTTCTGGATGCTGTAG
- a CDS encoding FtsX-like permease family protein, with protein MYLLYGMKERQVAAMVFFETLFLSAISVFSGILIGGLLSKFFGAVLMNLMRYNEDISFAFPLEAIVSTVLLFALLIIIITIQSYFNVRRVQLVELFHAKEKRDKPFTFSFGLALLSIILIAGSYYMITIGDTDIWKDHFKETLAAVTVALIAGTYLFFRQFSGWMLQKLSQRKNYFIGSKMLWISSLRFSIRGNTVNFTFNSLISAIVIFTVGFIAVDYAVKGEVVKKNFQIILPFRPRMMQLKDKLNS; from the coding sequence ATGTATTTACTTTACGGAATGAAGGAAAGACAAGTTGCTGCAATGGTCTTCTTTGAAACATTATTCTTGAGCGCCATTTCGGTCTTCAGCGGTATATTAATCGGTGGCTTGCTATCGAAATTTTTCGGTGCGGTATTAATGAACTTAATGCGCTACAATGAGGACATTTCTTTTGCTTTTCCACTGGAAGCCATTGTATCAACAGTTCTGTTATTCGCCTTATTAATCATCATTATTACAATTCAAAGTTATTTTAACGTCCGGCGTGTCCAGTTAGTGGAATTGTTTCATGCAAAGGAAAAAAGGGATAAACCGTTTACATTTTCTTTTGGCCTGGCGTTATTGTCCATTATATTGATTGCCGGGTCTTACTATATGATTACCATAGGAGATACGGACATCTGGAAAGATCATTTTAAAGAAACATTAGCAGCTGTAACAGTGGCTCTGATTGCCGGGACGTATTTATTTTTCCGCCAGTTTTCCGGTTGGATGTTACAAAAGCTGAGTCAAAGGAAAAACTATTTTATTGGCAGTAAGATGTTATGGATCTCCTCTCTCCGTTTTTCTATTCGAGGAAATACAGTCAATTTTACATTCAATTCACTGATTAGTGCGATTGTCATCTTTACAGTCGGATTTATTGCTGTAGATTACGCTGTGAAAGGCGAGGTTGTGAAAAAGAATTTCCAAATCATATTGCCTTTTCGACCCAGGATGATGCAACTCAAAGACAAATTGAACAGCTGA
- a CDS encoding sensor histidine kinase, which yields MKLFLKEHALLIAVQVVQFFIILAIYWLDGYRHLLPALYGIFLGLFLLTAYLTYHYFSRRKFYKRLTEELASLDDSFQTTENSPISQALDHLLKEQYRHYQTRIKELESRQEEHLKFMDQWVHQMKTPLSVIELIAQNLDEPDSSSIREETDRMKTGLNTILYMARLRTIEQDFHIKPVHLSQIIHEVNGENKRLYIRNGVYPNLLQEKQDMIVETDEKWLFFMLSQLINNAVKYSRGKSNRIDISIFEKNGEAVLEVKDFGAGIPEADKRRVFEPFYTGENGRKFRESTGMGLYLTKEAADHLGHRIELESKMGEGSLFRLIFGKTQNLTAL from the coding sequence ATGAAATTATTCCTTAAAGAGCATGCGTTACTAATCGCTGTACAGGTCGTTCAATTTTTTATAATTCTGGCCATTTACTGGCTGGATGGCTATCGTCATCTATTGCCAGCCCTCTATGGCATCTTTCTCGGGTTATTCCTTCTCACGGCCTATCTGACATACCACTATTTTAGCCGCCGCAAGTTTTATAAGAGGCTGACGGAGGAACTTGCTTCCCTTGACGATTCCTTTCAAACAACAGAGAACTCACCGATTTCACAGGCGCTGGATCATCTGCTGAAGGAACAGTACAGACATTACCAGACGAGAATTAAAGAGCTGGAATCCAGGCAGGAGGAGCATCTTAAGTTTATGGATCAATGGGTCCACCAGATGAAAACCCCGCTTTCTGTCATTGAACTGATTGCGCAAAACTTGGATGAACCTGATTCCTCCAGTATTCGAGAAGAGACGGACCGGATGAAAACGGGCTTGAACACCATCCTCTATATGGCGAGACTCCGGACGATCGAACAGGATTTTCATATCAAACCTGTACACTTATCCCAAATCATTCATGAAGTGAATGGAGAAAACAAACGGCTTTATATCCGGAACGGGGTGTATCCAAATCTCCTGCAGGAGAAGCAGGACATGATCGTGGAGACAGATGAGAAATGGCTTTTCTTTATGCTTTCTCAGCTGATCAATAATGCGGTCAAGTATTCCAGAGGGAAGAGCAATCGAATTGATATTTCCATTTTTGAAAAAAACGGAGAAGCTGTTTTAGAAGTGAAGGACTTTGGCGCCGGGATCCCGGAAGCAGACAAGCGCCGTGTGTTTGAACCCTTTTATACGGGTGAAAATGGACGGAAATTCAGAGAATCCACAGGTATGGGGCTGTACTTGACGAAGGAGGCAGCCGATCATCTTGGCCATCGCATTGAGCTGGAATCCAAGATGGGGGAAGGGTCTCTTTTCCGGCTGATCTTTGGAAAAACACAGAACCTTACAGCCTTGTAA
- a CDS encoding ABC transporter ATP-binding protein, whose protein sequence is MTKMIQTKNLSKSYGKTQVLKNIDLTVERGEFTAIMGPSGSGKTTLMNTLSTIDAFSGGNVWIEGNSLLDMKKKALREFRQKRMGFIFQDYNLLDTLTVKENILLPLSLQKTPVAEMEKRLAKLIDALNIESILHQYPSEISGGQKQRTAAARAIITSPAIVFADEPTGALDSRSATQLLEQIQLLNETFKTTVLMITHDPYAASYCQRVVFLRDGKIVNEMFKGEQTEKEFFDRILTIQSAIGSDWR, encoded by the coding sequence ATGACTAAAATGATACAAACCAAGAACTTATCGAAATCTTATGGAAAAACACAGGTCTTGAAAAATATTGATTTGACTGTTGAACGAGGGGAATTCACTGCCATTATGGGTCCCTCCGGCTCTGGAAAAACGACGTTAATGAATACCCTATCAACCATTGATGCCTTTAGCGGGGGGAATGTTTGGATTGAGGGAAATTCCCTTTTAGATATGAAAAAGAAAGCCCTGCGGGAGTTCCGCCAAAAAAGAATGGGATTTATTTTTCAAGACTATAACTTACTGGATACCTTAACGGTGAAGGAGAATATCCTCCTCCCGCTCTCGCTGCAAAAAACACCTGTTGCAGAAATGGAAAAGCGATTAGCGAAATTGATTGATGCCTTAAATATTGAATCAATTTTACATCAATATCCTTCTGAAATTTCCGGCGGACAGAAACAGCGCACGGCTGCCGCGCGGGCGATTATTACCAGCCCCGCAATTGTATTTGCTGATGAACCAACGGGTGCACTCGATTCCCGATCTGCTACTCAGCTGCTGGAACAAATTCAATTGCTCAATGAAACCTTCAAGACAACCGTTCTGATGATTACGCATGATCCGTATGCAGCCAGCTACTGTCAGCGCGTAGTTTTTCTCCGTGACGGAAAAATCGTCAATGAGATGTTTAAAGGCGAGCAGACGGAAAAGGAATTCTTTGACCGCATCCTGACGATCCAAAGTGCTATAGGAAGTGACTGGCGATGA